One window of the Solibacillus isronensis genome contains the following:
- a CDS encoding SDR family oxidoreductase: MKMIVFRATGGVGQHFVEMAVKAGHTVTALYVYLKN, translated from the coding sequence GTGAAAATGATTGTATTCCGGGCCACTGGTGGCGTGGGACAGCATTTTGTTGAAATGGCTGTTAAGGCTGGTCATACAGTTACCGCTTTGTACGTATACCTGAAAAATTAA
- a CDS encoding acetyl-CoA C-acetyltransferase, with amino-acid sequence MREAVIVAGARTPIGRAKKGSLANTRPDDFGAVVVKEALKRAGYEGPVDDLIMGCAMPEAEQGMNVARLVGALAGLPDETPALTVNRFCSSGLQTIAYAAERIMLGHAKAIVAGGTESMSMIPMTGNTVRLNPKIAEEAPQYYIGMGHTAEEVANRYNVTREEQDAFAVRSHELAEKAIKEGKFKDEIVPVEVTEYYVDENNQLKEKVTIFDTDEGVRPGTSVETLAKLRPAFNVKGSVTAGNASQTSDGAAAVLVMDREEAEKQGMQPLAKFLGFAVGGVPPEVMGIGPIVAVPKALEIAGITQDQVDLWEINEAFASQSIQVVRELGIDMEKVNVNGGAIALGHPLGATGAILTVKLINELKRRGGKYGVVTMCIGGGMGAAGVFEVL; translated from the coding sequence ATGCGTGAAGCCGTTATCGTTGCAGGAGCACGAACACCAATCGGACGTGCGAAAAAAGGGTCACTTGCGAACACTCGCCCAGATGATTTTGGTGCAGTAGTAGTAAAAGAAGCATTAAAACGCGCGGGCTATGAAGGTCCGGTTGATGATTTAATTATGGGGTGTGCAATGCCAGAAGCAGAACAAGGGATGAATGTTGCCCGCTTAGTTGGGGCATTGGCAGGGTTACCGGATGAAACACCGGCATTAACAGTGAACCGTTTCTGTTCATCAGGGCTGCAAACAATTGCCTATGCAGCAGAGCGCATTATGCTTGGCCATGCAAAAGCAATCGTTGCAGGTGGTACAGAATCGATGAGTATGATACCGATGACTGGTAATACAGTTCGTCTAAACCCGAAAATTGCTGAAGAGGCACCACAATACTATATCGGTATGGGTCACACAGCTGAAGAGGTAGCGAATCGCTACAATGTAACACGCGAAGAACAGGATGCTTTTGCAGTACGTTCACACGAATTAGCTGAAAAAGCGATTAAAGAAGGTAAATTCAAAGACGAAATCGTTCCGGTTGAAGTAACGGAATATTATGTCGATGAAAACAACCAGTTAAAAGAAAAAGTTACGATCTTTGATACAGATGAAGGGGTTCGTCCAGGTACATCGGTAGAAACGTTGGCAAAATTACGTCCAGCATTCAATGTAAAAGGTTCGGTAACAGCAGGAAATGCTTCTCAAACTTCTGACGGTGCAGCAGCAGTACTTGTAATGGACCGTGAAGAAGCAGAGAAACAAGGAATGCAGCCACTGGCGAAATTCCTAGGATTTGCTGTCGGCGGAGTTCCACCGGAAGTAATGGGTATCGGTCCAATCGTAGCAGTACCGAAAGCACTTGAAATTGCAGGGATTACACAAGATCAGGTAGACCTATGGGAGATTAACGAAGCATTCGCATCACAGTCAATTCAAGTAGTTCGTGAGCTAGGTATTGATATGGAGAAAGTGAATGTTAACGGAGGGGCTATCGCATTAGGTCATCCACTAGGTGCAACAGGTGCGATCCTTACAGTGAAGCTAATCAATGAATTAAAACGCCGCGGCGGTAAATACGGTGTTGTAACAATGTGTATCGGCGGCGGAATGGGCGCAGCAGGGGTATTTGAAGTTCTTTAA
- a CDS encoding thioredoxin family protein: MQEITTIEQFTELTSTEKPVIVKFFAGWCPDCTRMDMFIDPIIEEYNQYDWYSINRDNFPDLAEKYQVMGIPSLLIFKNGEKLAHLHSANAKSPAQVEEFLNAQA, from the coding sequence ATGCAAGAAATTACAACAATTGAACAATTCACAGAACTAACAAGCACTGAAAAACCAGTAATCGTAAAATTCTTCGCTGGCTGGTGCCCGGACTGCACACGTATGGATATGTTTATCGATCCAATTATTGAAGAGTACAATCAATATGACTGGTACTCCATTAACCGTGATAACTTCCCGGATTTAGCGGAAAAATATCAAGTAATGGGTATTCCATCATTACTAATCTTCAAAAATGGTGAGAAATTAGCACACTTACATAGTGCTAATGCAAAATCACCTGCACAAGTGGAAGAATTTTTAAACGCACAAGCATAA
- a CDS encoding sigma-70 family RNA polymerase sigma factor, producing MELEVFIRTHGEELLRLSYTYVKNKEMAEDIVQDVLLKAYEQRGQFRGDASYRTYLYRMTINRSYDYLRSWSYKNTILTNKIQKIFKGTKSAEQRVLERSENQLLGNMVLELPVKYREIIILYYYKELKIDDIAHLLSISDNTVKTRLRRGREKLREQLKGGEWHDKFSSEASN from the coding sequence ATGGAGCTTGAAGTGTTTATAAGAACACATGGCGAAGAATTGCTTCGACTTTCCTATACATATGTGAAAAACAAAGAAATGGCAGAAGATATTGTACAGGACGTGCTGTTAAAAGCTTATGAGCAGCGAGGGCAATTTCGTGGCGATGCGAGTTACCGAACGTATTTATATCGAATGACGATCAATCGTAGTTATGATTATTTACGCAGCTGGAGCTACAAAAATACCATTTTAACAAATAAAATTCAGAAAATTTTTAAAGGCACCAAATCTGCAGAACAGCGTGTGCTTGAACGAAGCGAAAATCAATTACTGGGAAATATGGTACTTGAGCTACCGGTTAAATACCGTGAAATTATAATTCTCTATTATTATAAAGAACTGAAAATCGATGATATTGCACACTTGCTATCGATTTCTGATAATACCGTGAAAACCAGGCTTAGGCGTGGACGTGAAAAGTTAAGAGAACAATTAAAAGGTGGTGAATGGCATGACAAATTCTCAAGTGAAGCAAGCAATTGA
- a CDS encoding MFS transporter, translating to MTSDQRKKLALLMLNMFIAVGSFGIIIPIIPAYLKEIGQGGTAAGLIIAIFAFAQFLVSPIGGKWTDKYGRRPLINIGLLTLAISMFLFYFADSIWLLYLSRAIGGIGCAFLIPAIFAYVADITTMEQRAKGNSFISASMSLGIVIGPGIGGFLADFGLKTPLLVSAVVGLLAFIVSYFTLAESQEEKVEIPQDANSSMVKDIILSVKKPFFIPLIITLIMSFGLMAYETVLGLYVDDKFGATPQEIAFMVTSTGLVGVIMQLFVVDRLVKAIGEVNVLKLFLVVTASGFFLSIIAGSYTMFFAISLLIFLATSILRPVLTTLISKMAGNEQGFAMGMNNAYMSIGNIMGPLLAGALYDIDILYPFIAGLIILIFTIMLTFMWKGIKIQKAALKGGH from the coding sequence ATGACTTCAGATCAACGAAAAAAGCTCGCTTTACTTATGCTTAACATGTTTATTGCTGTTGGGAGTTTCGGGATTATCATTCCAATTATCCCTGCCTATTTAAAAGAAATTGGGCAAGGTGGAACAGCTGCTGGATTAATCATTGCGATTTTTGCATTCGCACAATTTTTAGTATCACCTATCGGAGGGAAATGGACGGATAAGTATGGTCGTCGCCCGCTCATTAATATCGGACTGCTTACGCTGGCTATTTCGATGTTTCTTTTCTACTTTGCTGATTCCATATGGCTGCTTTACTTATCACGTGCTATCGGCGGAATCGGCTGTGCATTCCTGATTCCTGCGATTTTCGCATATGTAGCAGATATTACAACAATGGAACAGCGTGCAAAAGGAAATAGTTTTATTTCAGCCTCGATGTCACTTGGTATTGTAATCGGACCAGGTATCGGAGGTTTTTTAGCGGATTTCGGACTTAAAACACCGCTTCTTGTTTCGGCGGTAGTCGGGCTTCTTGCGTTTATCGTTTCATACTTTACATTGGCGGAGAGCCAGGAAGAGAAAGTAGAAATTCCACAAGACGCAAATTCATCAATGGTGAAAGATATTATTTTATCTGTTAAAAAGCCATTCTTTATTCCATTGATAATTACACTGATCATGAGTTTCGGTTTAATGGCTTATGAAACTGTTCTTGGACTTTATGTAGATGATAAATTTGGTGCAACACCACAGGAAATTGCCTTTATGGTAACATCAACAGGATTAGTCGGTGTTATTATGCAATTGTTTGTAGTTGACCGTCTCGTAAAAGCCATCGGAGAAGTAAATGTATTAAAATTATTTTTAGTCGTTACCGCTTCCGGCTTCTTCCTGTCGATTATCGCAGGAAGCTATACGATGTTCTTTGCGATTTCGTTATTAATATTCCTTGCAACTTCCATTTTGCGTCCTGTACTAACAACATTAATTTCAAAAATGGCCGGGAATGAACAAGGATTTGCAATGGGCATGAACAATGCCTATATGAGCATCGGCAATATTATGGGCCCTCTTCTTGCAGGCGCATTATATGACATCGATATCCTATACCCGTTTATCGCAGGTTTAATCATATTAATTTTTACAATCATGCTTACTTTTATGTGGAAAGGTATTAAGATTCAAAAAGCTGCATTAAAAGGAGGCCATTAA
- a CDS encoding 3-hydroxyacyl-CoA dehydrogenase/enoyl-CoA hydratase family protein has translation MSYKIEKVAVLGSGVMGSGIAAHLANIGIPTLLLDIAPGELTKEEEAKGLALDSKPVKNRFAVSAMQKLLKQKPAPLSSKKNLALITPGNFDDDLEKLKDVDWIIEVIVERLDIKKGLFEKIDAVRKPGTIISSNTSGVSINAMAEGRSEDFQAHFLGTHFFNPPRYLKLLEIIPANTTKPEVVSFMQTFGEDVLGKGVVIAKDTPNFIANRIGTYGLIVTMNEMIARNYTVGEVDSVTGPLIGRPKSATFRTLDVVGLDTFAHVATNVYDQTTGEEQAVFEESPILKKMISNGWIGAKSGQGFFKKAGKEILQLNLSTFEYEPTTKLVAPSLEMAKQAKGPGGKLKVLIYANDRAGELLWNSFAPTLIYSGKLVGEIADDIVAIDNAMKWGFGWAQGPFEMWDAIGVEKSVAKMKEEGREIPEFVTGFLEKGLKTFYSEIDGDLAYYNGSEYVKVPVNEKAIDLRRYKKKYGVIKSNSGASLIDLGDGIALLEFHSKSNAIGLDIVQMINYAIDEVEKNFKGLVIGNQGKNFCVGANLAMILMEAQDDNIFELDFVIKSFQQAMRRIKYSTKPVVAAPFQMALGGGAEVCLPAAHIQASAETYMGLVEVGVGLIPGGGGNLGLYQKFIKGLPNGVDVDYQQIANKVFETIAMAKVSTSGEEARENNFLDFADGISVNPDHLIYDAKQAALALAEAGYTAPVKKPVKVVGAPGYATLLLGAQGMFDSGYITEHDLKIAKKLAYVIAGGKVPYGTEVSEEYLLNLEKQAFLELVADQKSQMRMQHMLVKGKPLRN, from the coding sequence GTGTCTTACAAAATTGAAAAAGTAGCGGTTTTAGGTTCAGGGGTAATGGGTTCAGGGATTGCAGCACATTTGGCGAATATCGGGATTCCTACATTGTTATTGGACATCGCTCCGGGCGAATTAACAAAGGAAGAAGAAGCTAAGGGGTTAGCACTTGATTCAAAACCTGTAAAAAATCGTTTTGCAGTTTCGGCAATGCAAAAATTACTAAAGCAAAAACCAGCACCACTTTCATCGAAAAAAAATCTAGCATTAATTACACCAGGTAACTTTGACGATGATTTAGAAAAGCTGAAAGATGTGGACTGGATTATTGAAGTAATTGTAGAAAGATTAGATATTAAAAAAGGTTTATTTGAAAAGATTGATGCGGTACGTAAACCAGGCACAATCATTTCATCAAATACATCAGGGGTTAGCATTAACGCAATGGCGGAAGGTCGTTCAGAAGATTTCCAGGCGCATTTCCTTGGGACACATTTCTTCAACCCGCCACGCTATTTAAAGTTACTGGAAATCATTCCGGCTAATACGACAAAACCGGAAGTTGTAAGCTTTATGCAAACATTCGGTGAGGATGTGTTAGGTAAAGGTGTTGTGATCGCGAAAGACACACCGAACTTTATCGCAAATCGAATCGGAACATACGGTTTAATCGTGACAATGAACGAAATGATTGCACGTAACTATACAGTAGGTGAAGTTGATTCGGTAACAGGACCACTAATCGGTCGTCCGAAATCTGCGACATTCCGCACATTGGATGTTGTTGGTCTAGATACTTTCGCACATGTTGCAACAAATGTATATGACCAGACAACGGGTGAAGAACAGGCAGTATTTGAAGAATCGCCTATTTTAAAGAAAATGATCTCAAATGGCTGGATCGGCGCGAAATCGGGCCAAGGTTTCTTCAAAAAAGCCGGGAAAGAAATTCTGCAACTGAATTTATCGACATTTGAATATGAACCGACTACTAAACTAGTTGCTCCGTCACTAGAAATGGCAAAACAAGCAAAAGGTCCAGGTGGTAAATTAAAAGTTTTAATTTATGCAAATGACCGAGCTGGGGAACTATTATGGAATTCATTTGCACCGACATTAATTTACTCAGGAAAATTAGTAGGTGAAATTGCTGATGACATCGTTGCAATTGACAATGCGATGAAATGGGGCTTCGGCTGGGCTCAAGGTCCATTCGAAATGTGGGATGCAATCGGCGTAGAAAAATCAGTCGCTAAAATGAAAGAAGAAGGCCGTGAAATTCCTGAATTCGTTACTGGCTTTTTAGAAAAAGGCCTGAAAACATTCTACTCAGAAATCGATGGCGATCTAGCTTACTACAACGGTTCCGAATATGTAAAAGTGCCTGTAAATGAAAAAGCGATCGACTTAAGACGCTACAAGAAGAAATATGGTGTGATCAAATCGAATTCAGGTGCAAGCCTAATCGATTTAGGTGACGGAATCGCATTACTGGAATTCCACTCAAAATCAAATGCAATCGGTTTAGACATTGTTCAGATGATCAACTATGCGATTGATGAAGTGGAGAAAAACTTTAAAGGTCTCGTAATCGGGAACCAGGGCAAAAACTTCTGTGTCGGTGCCAACCTTGCCATGATTTTAATGGAAGCGCAAGATGATAATATTTTCGAGCTGGACTTTGTTATTAAGTCATTCCAGCAGGCAATGCGCCGTATTAAGTACTCTACAAAACCGGTTGTTGCGGCACCATTCCAAATGGCGCTAGGCGGCGGAGCGGAAGTATGTTTGCCTGCTGCACATATTCAAGCATCGGCTGAAACATATATGGGTCTTGTAGAAGTTGGTGTCGGCTTAATCCCAGGAGGCGGCGGTAACTTAGGTCTTTACCAAAAGTTCATTAAAGGCTTGCCAAATGGCGTAGATGTAGACTACCAGCAAATCGCGAACAAAGTATTCGAAACGATTGCAATGGCGAAAGTTTCGACTTCTGGTGAAGAAGCACGTGAAAATAACTTCCTGGACTTTGCGGACGGTATTTCAGTAAATCCGGATCATTTAATCTATGATGCAAAACAGGCAGCACTTGCACTTGCAGAAGCAGGCTATACAGCACCGGTGAAAAAGCCGGTGAAAGTAGTAGGCGCACCAGGTTATGCAACATTGCTGTTAGGTGCACAAGGAATGTTTGATTCAGGCTATATTACAGAGCATGACTTGAAAATCGCGAAGAAACTTGCATATGTAATCGCTGGCGGTAAAGTACCATACGGAACAGAAGTGTCAGAAGAGTACTTATTAAACCTGGAAAAACAAGCATTCCTGGAACTGGTTGCAGACCAAAAGTCACAAATGCGTATGCAGCACATGCTTGTAAAAGGAAAGCCTTTACGTAACTAA
- a CDS encoding toprim domain-containing protein encodes MGKCIVVEGRADKLRLLPILAEDVTIICTNGTISEVNLIDLLEEYEQDEIITMFDADKNGEKLRKLMNRAYPEATQLIIPHEYVEVEKTPTKILRDILLQAKFLVKEG; translated from the coding sequence ATGGGAAAGTGCATCGTTGTAGAAGGTCGTGCCGATAAACTGAGATTACTCCCGATATTAGCTGAGGACGTGACGATTATTTGTACAAATGGCACAATAAGCGAAGTCAATTTGATTGATTTATTGGAAGAATATGAGCAAGATGAAATTATCACAATGTTTGATGCAGATAAAAACGGTGAAAAGTTACGTAAACTGATGAACCGTGCATATCCCGAAGCGACACAGCTTATCATACCTCATGAATATGTAGAAGTAGAAAAAACACCTACTAAAATCTTAAGGGATATTTTACTACAGGCAAAATTTTTAGTAAAAGAAGGATGA
- the gcvH gene encoding glycine cleavage system protein GcvH has protein sequence MSTPKELRYSKEHEWVKIEDGKATIGITDFAQSELGDIVFVELPEVGDEISKDQPFGSVESVKTVSELYAPLSGKVVAINEELLDNPEYVNESPYGNAWMVTVELTSEAEVDELLDADAYTALIEQ, from the coding sequence ATGAGCACACCTAAAGAATTACGTTATTCAAAAGAGCATGAGTGGGTTAAAATTGAAGACGGTAAAGCGACAATCGGCATTACGGATTTCGCACAATCTGAATTAGGCGATATCGTATTCGTAGAGTTACCTGAAGTAGGCGATGAAATTTCAAAGGATCAGCCTTTCGGTAGTGTAGAATCTGTAAAAACAGTTTCTGAACTATATGCACCACTTTCTGGTAAAGTTGTAGCAATCAACGAAGAATTATTGGACAATCCAGAATACGTAAATGAATCTCCATACGGCAATGCATGGATGGTTACTGTTGAGTTAACAAGTGAAGCAGAAGTTGATGAATTATTAGACGCAGACGCTTACACTGCTTTAATCGAACAATAA
- a CDS encoding acyl-CoA dehydrogenase family protein — translation MAQTTNSIIKGGGFLIEDVDINRVITPEDFTDEQKMIAQTTQEYVTNEVLPVVENLEHHEFDHSVRLLKTAGDLGLLAADVPEEYEGLGLDKISSALIAEKMSPAGGFSITHGAHVGIGSLPIVLFGNHEQKTKYLPKLASGALIAAYALTEPGSGSDALGAKTTAKLNEAGTHYVLNGEKQWITNAGFADVFVVYAKIDGDKFTAFIVERSFPGVSVGPEEKKMGIKSSSTRTLILEDAEVPVENLLGEVGRGHIIAFNILNIGRYKLGVGTVGASKRAFELAVAYTNQRQQFKTKLSDFNLTKEKIASMASHIYASESLNYRTVGYFEDRLSQLSDEEQKDGKSIAAAIAEYAIECSIAKVFGSETLDFVADEAVQLHGGYGFMAEYEVERIYRDSRINRIFEGTNEINRMIVPGTFMKKALKGELPLLQVAQGLQNELLMLMPEEIGQGALEQEKYLVKNAKKIAVLAAGAAAQRYGAKLDAEQELLVNIANIANQLYAMESAVIRTQKAIERDGEEKAAQKILYTQIFCQEAFGEIEKEAKETLIASVEGDDARMILSALRKLTRNNPYNLIPKKREAAAKLIEAEKYVV, via the coding sequence ATGGCACAAACAACAAACAGCATTATTAAAGGTGGCGGCTTTTTAATCGAGGACGTGGATATTAACCGCGTAATTACACCGGAAGATTTCACAGATGAGCAAAAAATGATTGCTCAGACAACACAGGAATATGTAACGAACGAAGTATTACCGGTAGTTGAAAACTTGGAGCACCATGAGTTTGATCACTCTGTACGTCTATTAAAAACAGCGGGAGATTTAGGTTTACTAGCAGCTGACGTGCCTGAAGAATACGAAGGCTTAGGCTTAGACAAAATTTCTTCTGCATTAATCGCAGAAAAAATGTCACCGGCTGGCGGTTTCTCAATCACTCACGGTGCCCATGTAGGGATCGGTTCATTACCAATCGTATTATTCGGTAACCATGAGCAAAAAACGAAGTACTTACCGAAGTTAGCTTCAGGCGCATTAATCGCGGCATACGCATTAACAGAGCCAGGTTCAGGTTCGGATGCATTAGGCGCTAAAACAACGGCTAAGTTAAATGAAGCAGGCACACACTATGTATTAAATGGCGAAAAACAATGGATTACAAATGCAGGCTTTGCAGATGTATTCGTTGTATACGCAAAAATCGATGGCGATAAATTCACTGCATTCATTGTTGAGCGTTCATTCCCAGGTGTTTCTGTAGGTCCGGAAGAGAAGAAAATGGGGATTAAATCATCTTCAACTCGTACATTAATTTTAGAAGATGCAGAAGTGCCTGTAGAAAACTTACTAGGTGAAGTAGGACGCGGTCATATTATCGCGTTCAACATTTTAAATATCGGACGTTATAAATTAGGGGTAGGTACTGTAGGTGCATCAAAACGTGCATTTGAATTAGCAGTTGCTTACACAAACCAACGTCAACAATTCAAAACAAAATTATCGGACTTCAATTTAACGAAAGAAAAGATCGCATCAATGGCTTCTCACATTTATGCATCTGAATCTTTAAACTATCGTACAGTTGGTTACTTCGAAGACCGTTTAAGCCAGTTATCTGATGAAGAGCAAAAAGACGGCAAATCAATCGCAGCAGCAATCGCTGAATATGCTATTGAGTGCTCAATCGCAAAAGTATTCGGTTCTGAAACATTGGATTTCGTAGCGGATGAAGCGGTTCAATTACACGGTGGTTATGGCTTTATGGCGGAGTACGAAGTTGAACGCATTTACCGCGACTCTCGTATTAACCGTATTTTTGAAGGTACAAACGAAATTAACCGTATGATCGTACCTGGCACATTTATGAAAAAAGCATTAAAAGGTGAGTTACCGCTATTACAAGTAGCACAAGGACTGCAAAACGAGCTACTAATGCTTATGCCTGAAGAAATTGGCCAAGGTGCTTTAGAGCAAGAGAAATATTTAGTGAAAAATGCGAAGAAGATCGCAGTACTTGCAGCAGGTGCAGCAGCTCAACGCTACGGTGCAAAACTGGATGCGGAGCAAGAGCTGTTAGTGAACATCGCGAACATTGCAAACCAATTATACGCAATGGAATCTGCAGTGATCCGTACACAAAAAGCAATCGAGCGTGACGGAGAAGAAAAAGCAGCACAAAAAATACTTTACACTCAAATTTTCTGTCAAGAAGCATTCGGAGAAATCGAAAAAGAAGCAAAAGAAACATTAATCGCTTCAGTTGAAGGTGACGATGCACGTATGATTTTATCAGCATTACGTAAATTAACGCGCAACAACCCTTACAACTTAATTCCGAAAAAACGTGAAGCTGCTGCGAAACTAATCGAAGCAGAAAAATATGTAGTTTAA
- a CDS encoding arsenate reductase family protein: protein MTVKFIQYPKCTTCKKAQKWLDEQGVDYENIHIVEETPSKEELKAIYEASGVPLKKFFNTSGMKYRELGLKDKLPTMSEDEQLELLASDGMLIKRPIVTDGKKLTLGFKESDFLETWK from the coding sequence ATGACAGTAAAATTCATCCAATATCCAAAATGTACAACTTGTAAAAAAGCGCAAAAATGGCTAGATGAGCAAGGTGTGGACTATGAAAATATTCATATTGTTGAGGAGACACCATCTAAAGAGGAACTTAAAGCAATCTATGAAGCAAGTGGAGTGCCGTTGAAAAAATTCTTTAATACATCTGGCATGAAATATCGTGAATTAGGCCTAAAAGATAAATTACCGACAATGTCCGAGGATGAGCAATTAGAGCTATTGGCATCGGATGGTATGTTAATTAAGCGACCGATCGTTACAGATGGTAAAAAATTAACTTTAGGATTTAAGGAGTCTGACTTCTTAGAAACTTGGAAATAA
- a CDS encoding methionine ABC transporter ATP-binding protein translates to MIDIQNITKVYNTKNGKLTAVDNVSLSINKGEIYGIIGYSGAGKSTMIRLLNGLEKPTTGSVLVGGQDIAKASGAKLREARQKISMIFQHFNLLWSRTVEENIAFPLEIAGVSKADREKRVQELIELVGLKGRGKAYPSQLSGGQKQRVGIARALANNPEVLLCDEATSALDPETTDSILELLLDINKNIGLTIVLITHEMHVIRKICNRVAVMEAGKVVEQGDVLQVFQHPQAPITKNFVSQASGETQETQASLEQIFANYPGGKIAKLIFAGATTEQPVISQMIKQFDVVVNIVHGKISNTTGGSFGTLFIHINGEPKAVAEALSFLAKQEIQTEVIEHV, encoded by the coding sequence ATGATTGATATACAAAATATTACTAAAGTGTATAACACGAAAAACGGTAAGCTTACAGCAGTTGATAATGTAAGCTTATCGATTAACAAAGGAGAGATATACGGAATTATCGGCTACAGTGGTGCCGGTAAAAGTACAATGATCCGCCTACTGAACGGTTTGGAGAAGCCAACAACAGGTTCTGTCCTTGTAGGTGGCCAGGATATCGCAAAAGCTTCCGGGGCAAAATTACGAGAAGCACGTCAAAAAATAAGTATGATTTTTCAGCACTTCAATCTGCTTTGGTCACGTACAGTTGAAGAAAACATCGCATTTCCCCTTGAAATTGCGGGTGTTTCAAAAGCTGATCGTGAAAAGCGAGTACAAGAGCTAATTGAACTCGTTGGTTTAAAAGGAAGAGGGAAAGCGTATCCTTCTCAACTGTCAGGCGGGCAAAAGCAGCGAGTAGGCATTGCACGAGCGTTGGCAAACAACCCGGAAGTGCTTTTATGTGATGAAGCAACTTCAGCCCTTGATCCGGAAACAACGGATTCGATTCTGGAATTATTGCTTGATATTAATAAAAACATCGGTCTTACAATTGTACTCATTACACATGAAATGCATGTTATCCGCAAAATCTGTAACAGAGTAGCGGTAATGGAAGCCGGAAAAGTAGTGGAACAGGGTGATGTATTGCAAGTGTTCCAGCATCCTCAAGCACCAATTACGAAAAACTTCGTATCACAAGCTTCTGGTGAAACACAGGAAACACAAGCATCACTAGAACAAATTTTTGCCAACTATCCAGGAGGCAAAATCGCCAAATTAATATTTGCGGGGGCAACGACAGAACAGCCTGTCATCTCGCAAATGATTAAGCAATTTGACGTAGTTGTAAATATTGTGCATGGTAAAATCTCGAATACAACGGGTGGTTCATTCGGTACATTGTTTATTCATATCAATGGAGAGCCTAAAGCAGTAGCGGAAGCATTAAGCTTTTTAGCGAAGCAAGAAATT
- a CDS encoding thioredoxin family protein, with protein MEQWTKQQWEQNVQQNDQTAFFLYTPMCGTCEVSEKMLDVIEKLLPDLPLGMANINYMGDLPYELKIESVPCLIVSDKGELTNKIYAFKSVPFLYEILKKSN; from the coding sequence ATGGAACAATGGACGAAACAGCAGTGGGAACAGAATGTACAACAGAATGATCAGACAGCGTTTTTCTTATATACGCCTATGTGCGGCACATGTGAAGTGTCGGAAAAAATGTTGGATGTAATTGAGAAATTACTCCCAGATCTTCCGCTTGGTATGGCAAATATCAATTATATGGGGGATTTACCCTATGAATTGAAAATTGAAAGTGTACCTTGTTTAATCGTTTCAGACAAAGGAGAACTAACGAATAAGATTTATGCATTTAAATCCGTACCGTTTTTGTATGAAATATTAAAAAAAAGTAATTGA
- a CDS encoding C39 family peptidase: protein MRVLLNVNGRSQYSSDIRPEYQNSACGPTTAHVILNYLCEDETIRTKDVNELYQFLGGTKIGLFKWRMIRNLRRLLGEDWCIEECTLTQAIEQLRLGNPVAMKFDVYFTGQFLKSYTPLYKYHWVPLIGYEIIDDELYLTIHDNGGRNRDSQIRTFKYDDNRKILSFVKIEKEQH from the coding sequence ATGCGAGTATTATTAAATGTAAATGGCAGGTCACAATATAGTTCGGACATTCGGCCTGAATATCAAAACTCGGCATGCGGCCCTACGACTGCACATGTTATTTTGAATTACTTATGCGAAGATGAAACAATCCGCACAAAAGATGTAAATGAACTTTATCAATTTTTAGGCGGCACAAAAATCGGACTTTTTAAATGGCGGATGATCAGAAACTTGCGTCGATTACTCGGAGAAGACTGGTGTATCGAGGAATGTACATTAACTCAGGCGATTGAGCAATTACGCTTAGGAAATCCGGTTGCGATGAAGTTTGATGTGTATTTTACCGGGCAGTTTCTGAAAAGTTATACCCCTCTCTATAAATACCACTGGGTACCACTGATTGGTTATGAAATAATAGACGATGAACTATACTTAACGATTCACGATAATGGCGGCCGCAATCGTGACAGTCAAATCCGAACTTTTAAATATGATGACAACCGAAAAATATTAAGCTTTGTTAAAATTGAAAAGGAACAGCATTAG